TGCCATCTAAATACCAGCATAGTTCATGATAGAAAAGGGCAGTTCTTGTCATTGGTTCATTGCTTACACGTGTGTGATTGCTGCTGTACTCAGGATAAAGCTTGGAGAGGGAAGTACATATATGATATGCTTAATGAAATGCatgtaatagggcagcactagtttattcAGACCCGTATCCATAATAcccctgtgtctctgtgcccATGGGATTATTGTgccagtatcatttatgggaATCCCTTCAGGATTAATTTTCAGATCACTAGTTTTCTATAGAggctaaaaaaaaacttaattatatatccaagagaagtgaccaatgggaATGCTTATAAGATTTCCAGCACTATATCAGGCATctccctgttatcttacatatagagataatgatggcatttttcccgtcattatatggcacaggaatcagacatggggataaagggacagacttgttcagtgctgggaaactgtgcttaatgctcccaactccaattgcaggaacagagaacagggagccggatttactcacatcagctgggattctcattgggggattattttgcatattaatgcagccgctggctcTAGAGAGCTGAGAAATTTTATTTAACCGTACAAAACACtataaaacccacattacattacatggcaacacaggaaccagtgcagtctgcatattatgattcttattattaatcaggTTTGCTGTGTCAGCTTCTATAGCAGATGTTATGTGACTTGTGttgtttgttttgataatttactccgatccctaagcttagcctcccgacagcagcccagagcaaactgagcatgtgcatgccCTTGGTCTCACAATGATGGTTTtgcaaagtaacaagatggcagccccctgtggacaactttgaaagcctaaattattactttaattaggcttctcaccCTCTGGGTTTGTGCAGTACATtcaaaatgtttatgtttatgttcattatacaaaatacagcatttctaattagAGAGATTGGTTAAACAAGGTCTCCATTTGAACCAAATACATTAGTTTTTAATGGCAAAGGGGCCAACACTCACCAATAAAATGTTGTTAGGTAAGGAATTGATGGATTATAAAATATTGGATGACGTATGGGTATCATTTTTTGTTCCAACAAGGTTGGAATgttaactgctatctggttgctagggattaaTTACCCTAGAAGATGattagcaaaaaagggaaagttgtgcttattCCTAGAAGATGAATAGAAATTTGTAATTAGTCGCCTTTGTAAAACAAGTAAATGATTTAATAAAACATACTGCCTAAAATACACAAGTAACAGGGAACTTCTAGGCTGTAACTGATCTAATTGAAACCTTTAATTGGGTGGTCACATGACTTGTTGGTGCAGAGTATGCTATTACAGGGCTCTGTTTGAAACATGTCACATGACTACCTAAAATTACATGTATAACTGCCTGTGATTTCCCTACTGTTATTTTATTTCGAGTAATTTTTCTGCAGAGTGAAACAAAGAACACAGTATAAATGAGCCAACCCTACCTACATAAATACAAACGattatttacacatatttatatagggTCAAAAAATTCCACAGCGCTGTTCAATAAATTGGAATTGTTGTAAAGTTTCTGCTTGGTGCCATTCTGTCAGCAGTTGTTTGTAGACCAATAGGTAATTATGGTGTAGGCCATGCAattcaactataaaaaataatttatcatGGGAATCACCATTTATTGATATTAGTATGCCAGTGTGTATGCCCAGGTACCATATTGGCTTGGGCATTGTGTTATTTTTTCATGAAAGGCCCCAAGAACTCGTCTTGAAAGTGATTAAGCCAAAAGGGCTCCTACACATGAGTTCATGATTCCTTGTGGTGGAGCTTTCATGTGTTTCACCACAAGGAAATGCATGagttaaagcgatactgacaccagaaattaaaccttttttacatctatcataacactgtcattgcatgctatttataatttgccCATAAAAGTATTTATCCAAGCTTTtatattccctatctgatcccccatgttcctctacgagggggcggccatatttgtccagcaggaggctgttagcattagaagctgtaactgtcaggctgagaaaggacagtcaggttggcaaaacagtcaggttttgggatttcaagtaacaattacttacaaaagcagccctatcagcaaaaaataatcaactttttatgcaactttttatgcagatttcatattcaaagttgttttttcgtgtcagtatcactttaatgcaaCCCTGCCATTTTCTATGGGTTTGTACTCAATGTGGCACAGGCAAGCACAGtgccgaaacgttgcacttccgtaataaagtatctaaagggctagtcccagtTATAGCTCTTGGGTGCCATTGCATTTTTTCTACAGGCAAGCACTGAACACAGGTGGAACGCGCATGTTCAAAAGCCCCTagatgaaatcattttttacttattttatagttatttatacagtataacacCAATGCATTTTCACAGATTATTCATCACTCACATCTGTCCCagaggagcttataatctaaggttcctaccatattcacacacacagttATCAATTTAGTCAGCAACCAATTTACCTTTCTGTAcatatttggagtgtgggaggaaacccacaacagacacagggagaacatagaaACCCCTTGCAGATattgccctggctgggattgaactctgagccccagtgctgcaaggtagAAGCACTACCCACTGAGCCCCTGTGCTGTAATGGTTATGTAAACCTTGGTAAATGTGACTATCTTACTATTATGTTAGCATAATAAACACAGCACATTTTAATTGGTAATATTTTATCTCTCCCACAGGAATGAACTGTCAGGAGTCTGTACCAGGGTTTAAAATAGAGGCCCCAGCAGGGGTGAGAGTgcagagggggctctgtgtgcgcATCCCCTGTAACTTTACTGTTGGTCCCGGTTATACCTTAACCAGAGATGCCATTGGAATCTGGTATAAAGGATATAAtggatttgtaaataaaaaaacagttgcaGCTTCTACTGACTCCTCTCGGTTCCCTGATACAACAAACGGGCGCTTTATATTCACTGGGAAAGTGAGTGCCGGAGACTGTTCCTTCTCTATCAGTGATGCACAACCAGGAGATACTGAACGGTACCAGTTCAGAGTTGAGGATGGAGGTTCTTTAAAATTTTCCTACGTTGGTACCCAACCATCTGTATCTGTGACAGgtgagtaaaaataaaaacaaaatgtttaactTACAGGCTGCCATTTCTTCACAAAGAACCAAACAGATCATGGTCAGTGTACAATGCAGAAGAGGGAATAGGTCTCACTGTGGGATGCAGGCAGCAGTAGAAGAGGTATCTGTCAGAAAAAACAACAGCAGCTGCTATTGCTTTCTTCTAGATCCAGGGCCGAATTTTAAAGTTGTGTGCCCCAAGGCTGCTTGCCCTCCCCCAGTCTCGCTCCCCCTTGTGCTTGCACCTCCCCTGGAGCTAGTACCACCTTCctctctgattggctgcactggggaAGAGACGGGTGGTGATTTAAACAGCTGTCAAGATCTCCCCTCCAGTCCCCAGTGGAGACCCACCCAGCGGGTGACATGCCGCCCTCAgatctttgctgccctaggcccgggccttatTTGCCTGCCCACAAATTCAGGCCTCTCTAGATAATCCCCATCTCTGCTTAAGGCTTGGGCTAGAGAGGAAGGATTCTGGCAGTAGAGAATTATTCCATCCCTAAATGAATTATTTGTAGTGATAAGGGAAAATTCCCTTATTTCACTAAAAATTTACAacactgctgaaaaaattcaggTGGTGAAATTTTGCCAACATTTCTGGGGCTTTTTTTTTGCCCCAAATTCATTGGAATTAGTGGGTACTTTTGCTTGTCATTTGGGAAAATGTTGCTACTGTACAAATCTGTATCATATAAAAAGAATAGCTCAACCCTAGTTATTTGTAACAAGAAGCAACTATTTAGTCCTAAAGGCTCATTTGCAAACACAGCGCAatgtgtttttacccacaatgcagcattttttcccaacaGAATGACAGTTTAATAGAGGGTACATGCTAAATTGCATTTACAGCCATTCCATATTATGCACTAATACGAATACAATGTAGCATCTGATTTGGTAAATTGTGCAATGCAATTTCCCAGCATTTGAATAAGAAAACAGGAACATGTTGTTAATAAGAGTCTAATTCacttggtgcaagtcagttgcGGCTATTGACTCGACCGTCTAAGGGAACTGAGGAATTGCTGGTAGGCTCAGATggcattgcattgcattttaattcatttgcgCACTTATCAATTTGCCCTTGTACCAATAAATGATCCTCCTTGTCTCATACATCTTGCAGACCTGAAAGAACCTGATATATCTCCCACCGAGGGTCTGATCGCTGGGGAAGAAGTGACTCTGACTTGCACTGCTCCTACAAACTGCCCTGGGCTCTCTCCAACCTTCACATGGGAAGGAAGTGTAAATACAGAAAGAACACAGAACCATACATTGCAGCACCAAGATGGGAACTTCAGCTACTGGTCCAATATCACTTTCACTCCATCACCGAGGGACCATAATACCATCTTAAACTGTACAGTGACTTATAAACATGGGTCTGCTAAGGCAAGCATCACCTTGAATGTTGAATGTGAGTCTTCCTTTCATCAGGTTTCATTATTAAGGAGTGGTTGAACTCCCAAAAAGTGCTAGCCAGTGCTACCAAGTGTTATTAATACATGCATTTTAAAAAGCACTCGCTTTTTCATCTCCTACTTAGACTATTGCAACCTTCTCCTTACTCACTTATCTTCTCTACAATCCATCCAAAATACAAAACCACTTTTACTTCACCTCTCTTcaaatccctgcactggctaccAATACATTCTCAGATTTACACTCCATTCTCTCACCTACAAGCTCTCAGTGCTCCACCGTTCAAGCCTCCAGGAACGCTCCAAACAGACCACTTCACTCCTCTAATGTTCTTAAACTATCTTCTGCACTAATAACCCCATTCAATTCATGCCTCCAGGACTTCACCAGAGCAACTTCCAACTTGTGGAATTTATAACCCCACAGTGCCAGACACTCCTCTACGTTGAGTTTTAAATGTTCCATTAAAACTCTTCCATGATAGGGGATATCCCATAGCACATCAATTTCTGCCCATCGCATTCTGCTGACTCATTACCTCTCCACTAACCTGTCAATATTTTCTCAACATATATTTCCCCCACAGCCACATCATTCTATAGCTTGTGTATCAGCCATCCCCTCCCCTATAGATTGCCAGCCTCTGGGCAGGGCCCTCATTGCCTAATGCATGGATTTGTTTATAAACTATGTACCCATATATACAATTGGACACAGTTATAGTTGATGACTAAAGAAGGAGCAGTGAGGTTCTGTGTATGCCACAAGGATCTCTGGCTCATTTTTACTTTACCAACTGCTGATGCACCATacactggccaacatggtgcatcCCAAAGTaatattttcaaacctgcccaatcgtaGAACCAACTGATACCCATAGTACATAGATATCATTCAGGATCACCAGGTTCCCAAATATGCATGCAATGTATAACCACCTTTGGATAATACATAGTATTGAAATGCTGCCAAAATCCCTACCACAAAAACCACAGGTATTATATTCCCTCCTACCTAGGAATGGGGCCAAACTTTGTGTGAACTACAGTAACTTCATGTGAAACCTGAAAGCTTTTAGGTCATTTTCATTTCATAATGAACTTAAGAACATCAGCAAGTAAAAACATTCACTCACTAGAGCAGCAGAATTAAATATTTAAGAAGAATACATAAAGTAGAAGCAGACAACTACTGATTGGGTTAAATGTTAAGCTTGAACCTCCTCCTCCAATGACAGCCAACCTCCGCACCCTGCACAAGCACTGGGGTATAAGACCCTAAGGTTTCCCTACATTGAGGGGCTTATTTAatcatttttgagtttgtgaattggatTTCGAataacttgcatatcgaatggtcacttatttattaaagtggcaCTAAACCCTgttgcacagcgcggctcaacccaacgttactcagctgttgctggactacaaatcccagaataatgtaacatataatgaagggtgaggcatgctgggagctgtagtccagccacatcagggttgtattcttaaagcaatattgcacaataaaacttttcagacTTTCCAGTGCCCACAGCAGTAttgaaatgcaagaaatcccccaatgagaatcccagctgatgtgagtaaatccggctccctgttctctgttcctgcaattggagttgggagcaataagcacagtttcccagcactgaacaagtctgtccctttatccccatgtctgattcctgtgccatataatgacgggaaaaatgccatcattatctctatatgtaaggtaccagcaaggggcctgacacagtgctgggaatcagcattctcattggtcacttctcttgcatctctaattaagttttcagtcagtagaatacttattggtgaattgtttttcatgtgtaattacgtttttcatcaacttctatagagatcTAGGGGGTACAAGTTGggtttagtgttcctttaatgagCCAATGAGCCCCACCAGCTTTTCTCCTTCTAATGCTTTGTATTTCTATTGAATCTCGATTTGCAGCTAAAAAATGTTACCGGCTGTAAAACTGACTAAAATGTCTtcaaagaacattttttatttcttatcatcCCCGGTGCTGTTTTTCTAATTAAATCAGCCTCCTTGATGATGTTAAGGTTAATAGTGACTAAACCTTGCTTTACTGCTGGCTGGAAGGCTTCCACGCTTTTCCCCTCTCTGCTGGCATAAATGAGATCTACATACATGATGTTTAATATGTCTAATGTGTTTGTGTTACAGATACGCCCCTTCTGAACATCACTATTCCAGGTAATATTACATGCACAGACCCTGTTGCATATTAATGCTGCTTTGTGGGGGGCTGGGAGGAAATAATTTTATGTTCGTGCCTTTGTGCTACTATTGAGGACAATAAAGCTTTTACATTATGACCGCTGATCTGTTGGGCAGATTCATTTTGATCAAGCACTTTCACaactaaaaattaaaatgtttaaggTCATACCCTTCTCCACATAGATCACAACCCATTATGATCAGACATGCCCATGGATTGGGGTTTTCCTGTGCAAACAAGCCCCATTAGGCAGTACCCAACAGTCAATGACTTTCTTAAGAAAGATCTTAGGGAAAGATCTACCCATTTGGCAAGTTCACCAACTGAAAGAATATCTGCCCAACTTGGCCACCCAGGCACTGGTCTGCAGAAACCTGTCAGATAGGATTTAAAAACCTTCCTAATAGATATCTGGCACTCCCAGGGGTCCCAACAAGCCATTAagctgctgaagaggcagagttGGCGGCTTTCTATGGCAAGCTTCACAAGCCCATTGCCCAGACAGAGCTAGGCCCAATGACATCTAATCAATGCTGCAGTCAGGGTGGGGGCGAGCAAGGTGACATATTAAGGTGAGACTTGGGGTAATTAGTTTTTTGTTGTCTTTGCTATATGTTAAAGTGACCCTAACCAAATGCTTGCCCACAAAGAATAAAATAACCTGTTACAATATATCATTCTTATCTCTTGCCCTACAGGGAACTGTTAGAGCCTGAGCAGCCATTCACATCCTTTCACATCATTTTTTAAGCctctattacattacattaacatttatttataaagcgccaacatattccgcagcgctgtactctATTAATATCTTATTTATAAGACTTATTTTTAAGTTACATTTTCCAGTGTCTGGAGTCATTCATTACTAATCCTTCTACATCCCAAGTGTATTTTATGCACACTGTGTTCCTTGCCTGACTTACTTTGTTGGAACCAGTCTACAGATTCTGTATAGTGTGTCTGGCCTTATTGGCtaatttttttctaatatttgATGATTAATGATGCATTTTTATGCCTTGCTGTGCGATCACAGGGGGGACAGGAGAGAGCAGCAGTCTAATTGTGAGAGAAGGCGACTCCAAGGAAATCTACTGTACAGTCAACAGTAACCCAACGGCCAACATTAGCTGGACTAGAGGAAACAGCCCGGTTGGGAATACCAAGCAGAATGGGCAGAATCTGACTCTTTCACTTCAGAATGTAACAGAGAATGACACCGCTGTATATACATGTACGGCACAGAACCAAAGGGGGAGCAACAAAAGCTCTGTCAGTGTCTCTGTGGAATGTAAGTTACAGCTATGTGATGTATATTctaatgttaatatatatatatatatatgtcctttGGGTGGCACACAGCTTCAAAACTTGCCCCAGGTGCATACAGTTCAGAGTACCAGCATGACCAGGATTATaattgcaaaatatatttattccagcATGAACTTATTATGGGGGCCTTATtagtggcagaacagccctatttggtttatttaatggttaaatgattcccttttctctgtaataataaaacagtacctgtacttgatcccaactaagatataattaccccttattgggggcagaacagccctattgggtttatttaatggttaaatgattcccttttctctgtaataataaaacagtacctgtacttgatcccaactaagatataattaccccttattggggcagaacagccctattgggtttatttcatggttaaatgattcccttttctctgtaataataaaacagtacctgtacttgatcccaactaagatataattaccccttattggggcagaacagccctattgggtttatttaatggttaaatgattcccttttctctgtaataataaaacaatacctgtacttgatcccaactaagatataattaccccttattgggggcagaacagccctattgggtttatttaatggttaaatgattcccttttctctgtaataataaaacagtacctgtacttgatcccaactaagatataattaccccttattgggggcagaacagccctattgggtttatttcatggttaaatgattcccttttctctgtaataataaaacagtacctgtacttgatcccaactaagatataattaccccttattgggggcagaacagtcctattgggtttatttaatggttaaatgattcccttttccctcaTTTTATCATTACATGGATGAATGAAAAGTCATCCTTGTAATGATAAAATGAGTGCATACAAAGAGATCGAGGGTATAGGGAACACACTGAACAGATTAGACATCAATTTAATTTATGTAGAGAAAACCATTCCTTATGTAAAGGGAAACTGCAGTACAATCTGGAGCAGAACTTGCAACTGTTATAACATTGCTCCACAAGTgcagtagtgatgaacaaaatattttgccaggcatggatttgtctcaaatttctgcatttcgccctTGGTAAattgtgcatgtaaaaaaaagatgtgaGTTAATTGTTTTTGCTGCgtgtcatttttgccatttcgcaaatctttttaatgatttgcaaattatctggcaaagcaaaacaggacagatttgctcattaataGCGCCATGTGTGTGCAGAAATATgcaattcggattcggttcggtattcagccaaatctattCTGAAGAActcagggttcggccaaatccaaaaatagtggatttggtgcatccctagttgggATGGAAGATGCCCGCATGCCTCCCCCCAACCCCTCTGTTTTCTTTGGGGTGGCACAATTCAACTAGCATGGAAGACAGGGGCAAAGTTCCCCTTTGCTTTTGGCTTACTTTGGTCCCTGTGGGGGTCACAATACCTTTACTTACACTCTGTAGTGATGTATGTGCTAAGGATAGTGCCACACAGGGTGCTTTCTTCATCAACTTAACTATGTTGGCTGAGAAAATGCCAATTTATTGGCTTCCACCCCATTTGCCCACAGGCACAGCCTATCAGTGGGGCAGAAGTTGGCACATAAATGCATACTTTCTTACTTTTCTATAAAAATCCGCCTCATGTGTGCTCTGATAGTGTAATTAAAGCGTAAAAATGAGGTGCAGGACTGCACTTATGTCATTACAGCGGGGTGTTAGTGTTAGCGGACAGGTGTCAGCACAGGGATGTAAGGGGGACTCACTCGGGAAATTCAAAACactgggggccatttataaaTCTTTATTCCCATATGGCGCCATACATTAAGGGCAGTCGAAGTAAATAATGAAAGAGAAAGCAAGTTCAGTGATGCAATATTTGTGCATTGGCAGTGTAACTACTGGTGTCTGTTTAACATTGGATTACACATCCCTGGGCAAGCAGATAAGTCATTATATAGTTTGCAAATATTTTACTTTCTAAACTATTCTATTTACACGGCTATTATACTGTTTCTTTCATTTAATAAACATATTGTTTCCAGACAATGCACAAACATGAGCAAAGCCAATTCCGTGTGGGGTCTGTGTGCTCCGTGTATATAAGTCTGTTGTTTTCATGTTTCCTGGTGGGTCGGCCCCAACATGAATGGAGCTACACAAATTTTTATTGAGAATTTAAGCCATGAACTGAGCAAAGGTATTGCGCTGCCCACAAATGCCCCTAATATAATGGCCTTGCTCTTgaccactataaaaaaaaaaaactggggttTTGGGTGGAAAATTCTGGTACCTTCTACTCAGTAGACACACACCTtaggctccccccagtgattataatcacttacctgatacccctgccTGTGCCCCTGTTGCACAGGCCAACGTTATTTATGTATAATGATAATGATTgatgcttcctcagagatcagctgacaggaagtgatgcagctctaactgtaacaggaagtagtgtgggagcaaaagacagaactctgtccattcattggctgatggggcctagcatgtatgtgtgccttggcttgtttgtgtgcactgtgaatcctatgatcccagggggcggcccttagtacttataatggcagtttcctatttaggattacccaatggcacatactactaaataagtatatttatatggaaatggtttatttagataaagcagggttttacatatgaactgatTTATGTTACCGTGTTGCAAACGTAATGACAATTTTGATCTAAAGTGCatagatttttcattttattagctTTTAAAGTCTATTTTCTTTGTATTCTATTTAGATCCCCCCCGACAGCCAACGATCTGTGTAGATAAGCCAGAAGGTAATAGTACAATGGATTTATTTGATCCTCAGTATAATGAAGACCAGCCCCGTGATATACTAAATGGATAACTGAAGGCACCCATTGCCCAGAAATACTTCCCTCCTCCAAAACTGGGGGTATATAGAGACAATACTGATACTGAAtgcaatgtaacagtagttgttGGTTACAATTCCCAGAACCCATACACATGTACATATCTGATGAGTTCTCTAGTTGTTTTGCTGTAATATAATGGTTGTCAGTCTATGTTCCCTGTAGAGGACCTCCCTAAaccaataacaaggttacaggcaTAGGAAAACATTGGTCCATCATCCGTTCagacatagttccaagaatataaaGTAACTAACTGCAAGTAGCACCATGATTGACTTTCAATTtgggcttttttttaaatgtatctagGGCTAAATTGTCATATGAAGTTTGGCATTCAGCATTTTTGAGTAACTGTTGCCTGAACCATATGTGAACCAGCAGGGTCCAGACAGTTACCTTCAAGACAATAGGTGGCAATATCAAGCATTCCTGTTGGGAATTGTGCCAGTGGAAAAAGTAGGAAGCCACCCCATTTGCCATTACCCTGTTGAAATGTGACCATGTTAGTCTTGCCCATTAAATTAAACAGGTAATGATAGGTCCATAGTATCACAAGGCAACCCCAACACTATTGGTGCTCAAGATGCCTGGACTTGCTTTTCTGCTTGTATCCGACCTTTAAAATTTTGGGGGAAACCCTGAGGTACTCAGCTACAAACGCTGGTGTCAATTTGGAGAAGGGTGCCAGAGATATGAACTAGAAGAG
The sequence above is a segment of the Xenopus tropicalis strain Nigerian chromosome 7, UCB_Xtro_10.0, whole genome shotgun sequence genome. Coding sequences within it:
- the siglecl2 gene encoding sialic acid binding Ig-like lectin like 2 precursor (The RefSeq protein has 35 substitutions, 2 non-frameshifting indels compared to this genomic sequence), with product MGGRRSWFYWKYHIILLSILSVQWKGRNCQEQTDKSEYKIEAPAEVTVQRGLCVHIPCNFTVGTDFTLTRDAIGIWYKGYNGHFNKNPVAASTNSSQFPDTTNGRFIFTGKVSAGDCSFSISDAQPGDTDRYQFRVEDTGPSKFTYRGTQPSVSVTELKEPDISPTKDLIAGEEVTLTCTAPTNCPGLSPTFTWEGSVNTERTQNHTLRHKDGNFSYWSNITFTPSPRDHNTPLTCTVTYKHESAKANITLNVEYTPLLNITVPGGTGESSSLIVREGDSKEIYCTVNSNPTANISWTRGNSPVENTKQKGQNLTLSLQNVTENDTAVYTCTAQNQRGSNKSSVTVSVEYPPRQPTICVDKPEGCLPLVNDSVPEGSTLSLSCRAESNPPANLSWIQNDPLKTCSESSILKVQVTNDIVYTCQATNRYGLSNSSILIIVTPAQKPQTNLLIVGLCILFVTLAVIAAVLVFRWMRKKKNKQEDTKEMPKSDGDVIYNNIENIQSINNESYMDTEKAKRDKDYSNLYMSFDDKELQYASLDFSKLKPKEDPQTEEIIYSVVKHN